In a genomic window of Acyrthosiphon pisum isolate AL4f unplaced genomic scaffold, pea_aphid_22Mar2018_4r6ur Scaffold_116;HRSCAF=497, whole genome shotgun sequence:
- the LOC100574926 gene encoding uncharacterized protein LOC100574926 produces the protein MLNRNLFDCFSEPNTKKKIAPNSDGDSADIPSILNVNKIKHDDPNNYNYAKQSLRICTNLKYDIKRLHDGQDYLKMMLDKIFNQLNNQTNSNSDSCSLNHYDIPHVTNENDLNEWEDTIKDSSYLSKIAQQLSLMGSHSISETVRKLMQRLFSDTFLVDYSFIGFKGKKTFSNLRSCDLIKLAVRKVPLFQNASDNEIEKPLKSFMAQASARLKLKAIKTKVIPVNTYSQNTDAPHEKDL, from the exons ATGCTAAATCGAAATTTGTTTGATTGCTTCTCTGAAcccaacacaaaaaaaaagattgcaccaa aTAGTGATGGTGACTCTGCAGATATTCCATCAATATTAAACGTCAATAAGATTAAACATGATGATCCTAACAACTACA atTATGCTAAACAATCGCTAAGGATTTGTACAAACCTGAAATATGACATCAAACGTCTTCATGATGGGCAAGACTATCTAAAAATGATGctcgacaaaatatttaatcaactaaataatcaaacaaattcAAATAGTGACAGTTGTTCCTTAAATCATTATGATATACCACATGTAACAAATGAGAATGATTTAAATGAATGGGAAGATACTATAAAAGACTCATcatatttgtcaaaaatt gcTCAACAACTTTCACTTATGGGTAGCCATAGTATATCAGAAACAGTAAGAAAGTTAATGCAAAGATTGTTTtctgatacatttttagttGACTACTCCTTCATTGGTTTTAAagggaaaaaaacattttctaatttaaggAGCTGTGATCTTATTAAGC tgGCAGTGAGAAAAGTTCCTTTATTTCAAAATGCTTCCGATAATGAGATTGAAAAGCCTTTAAAATCATTTATGGCACAAGCCTCAGCTAGATTGAAATTAAAGGccataaaaacaaaagttattccagtAAATACCTACTCTCAAAATACAGACGCACCTCATGAAAAAGATCTATAa